Proteins encoded within one genomic window of Paraburkholderia aromaticivorans:
- a CDS encoding ATP-binding protein has translation MRYDIMTTEINDDRSAEEAIAAFEREIGVTGVPNSRILVGNREFLKFAVGREAPLYSYALYESQKRLSDNNPFKGAIALAPTKAKSFPASIEASALLTLLTRSTREVSQGTSIGGYSVPYVPFQRREDHQLAQPASHIVRGRRGVGKSTLIRRATELLSETLSIVSVLDMQTYSTLTGDDLIREVLYDMCTSLASAAQEVGFRAHAAVDAQPLMSIAADIASGATSLDRAPVAIKRALAQLTKTVKSNAFLFLDDFHLVEHECQPVLLHTLNAALKGANGWLKVAGLSSLLNVYSPSTRKGLQVPGDAQYVSLDLTLENPEAAEAHLRAILEGFLKAVGYNLGNSVIPDAAFRRLAWANAGVPRDFLQMFGRSLEHANRNRHATVTLSDVNVAIGEFGQQKMDDLQRDARNEAGTLRLMLSRLENLCLDDNKINAFLVRSDDSQERLIVQVLSDLRMVHLIHQSITPRKAGERFEAFILDYSLFTGFRRRPNVKEMIPKELQFKASDLRALPKVPDGFFAADATTGEDAKA, from the coding sequence ATGCGGTATGACATTATGACCACTGAAATAAACGACGATCGAAGCGCCGAGGAGGCAATCGCCGCATTTGAGCGAGAAATCGGGGTTACCGGCGTCCCGAACAGCCGGATATTGGTGGGGAACCGCGAGTTTCTGAAGTTCGCCGTAGGACGTGAAGCGCCGTTATACAGCTATGCGCTCTACGAAAGCCAAAAACGCCTGTCCGATAACAATCCCTTTAAAGGAGCAATAGCGCTCGCCCCTACAAAGGCGAAAAGCTTTCCGGCATCCATTGAAGCCAGTGCATTACTGACTTTGCTAACGCGTTCCACGCGAGAGGTATCACAGGGTACATCCATCGGCGGATACTCCGTCCCATACGTACCCTTTCAAAGGCGGGAAGATCACCAATTGGCCCAACCCGCGTCCCACATCGTCCGGGGCCGACGTGGCGTAGGCAAGTCGACGTTGATCAGAAGAGCTACAGAGCTTCTGTCTGAGACACTATCTATCGTTTCCGTTCTCGACATGCAGACCTACTCGACGTTAACGGGCGATGACTTAATCCGCGAGGTGCTTTACGACATGTGCACTTCGCTGGCGTCCGCAGCGCAAGAGGTCGGGTTCCGAGCACACGCGGCAGTCGACGCTCAGCCGCTGATGTCGATTGCGGCCGATATTGCTTCGGGGGCAACATCGTTAGATCGTGCGCCGGTTGCCATTAAGCGCGCGCTTGCGCAACTGACGAAAACGGTGAAAAGTAACGCCTTTCTTTTTCTTGACGATTTCCACCTAGTCGAACATGAATGCCAGCCTGTCCTGCTCCACACGCTGAACGCGGCGCTGAAGGGCGCGAATGGATGGTTAAAGGTTGCTGGCCTGAGTTCACTGTTGAACGTCTATTCCCCAAGCACAAGGAAGGGGCTGCAAGTTCCTGGCGACGCACAATACGTGTCGTTGGATCTGACGCTGGAAAATCCTGAGGCCGCAGAGGCACACCTGCGTGCGATCCTCGAAGGATTCCTGAAGGCCGTTGGCTATAACCTCGGCAATTCGGTGATACCGGACGCCGCATTTCGACGATTGGCATGGGCTAACGCTGGTGTGCCACGCGACTTTCTTCAAATGTTTGGGCGTTCGTTGGAGCACGCGAACCGCAATCGCCATGCGACGGTTACTCTATCGGATGTTAATGTGGCGATCGGCGAATTTGGGCAGCAAAAGATGGACGACTTGCAAAGGGACGCGCGCAACGAAGCCGGGACGCTGCGGCTTATGTTGTCAAGACTAGAGAATCTTTGTCTAGACGACAACAAGATCAATGCGTTTCTTGTTCGCAGCGACGATTCGCAAGAGCGACTTATCGTTCAGGTACTCAGTGACCTGCGCATGGTGCATTTGATACATCAGTCGATCACGCCGCGCAAAGCCGGGGAACGGTTCGAGGCATTCATCTTGGACTATTCGCTTTTTACCGGCTTTCGACGTCGACCGAATGTTAAAGAAATGATACCCAAGGAGTTGCAGTTTAAGGCGTCCGATCTTCGCGCTTTGCCAAAGGTGCCAGACGGGTTTTTCGCGGCCGATGCTACGACAGGTGAAGACGCCAAGGCGTAG
- the imuA gene encoding translesion DNA synthesis-associated protein ImuA: MTVPSPNPEAIHPSLWRAAQLARGRGRTVDTGYAALSAELPGGGWPIGALIDLLVQQAGVGEMRLLRPALSALGKRPVAMVQPPHVPNGLGLEYIGLSPEQVLQIRAAKTADALWSAEQILRAGSCGALLFWTQYVQTSSLRRLHLAAQSSETLFFMVRPLAAAQDASPAVLRLALRPERDGLTVDIAKRRGPARADPLSIPLQPTPVLFSHHARISRRPLAPVAARGLPASVAA; this comes from the coding sequence ATGACTGTCCCGTCCCCCAATCCGGAAGCAATTCACCCGTCCCTGTGGCGGGCGGCGCAGCTTGCGCGCGGTCGTGGCAGGACGGTCGATACCGGCTACGCGGCGCTTTCAGCAGAGCTGCCCGGCGGCGGATGGCCGATCGGCGCGCTCATCGACCTGCTGGTCCAGCAGGCCGGCGTGGGAGAGATGCGGTTGCTTCGCCCTGCGCTCAGCGCACTGGGCAAACGGCCAGTTGCGATGGTGCAGCCGCCGCACGTTCCGAACGGCCTTGGTCTCGAGTACATCGGTCTTTCCCCGGAACAGGTGCTGCAGATTCGCGCCGCAAAGACGGCCGACGCATTGTGGTCAGCCGAGCAGATCCTGCGTGCCGGAAGCTGCGGTGCGCTCCTGTTCTGGACGCAGTACGTGCAGACGTCTTCGCTGCGGCGGCTGCATCTGGCCGCGCAGTCTTCGGAGACGCTTTTTTTCATGGTCCGTCCACTGGCGGCGGCGCAGGATGCGTCCCCTGCCGTTTTACGACTGGCGCTCCGGCCAGAACGCGACGGCCTGACCGTCGATATTGCGAAGCGACGAGGTCCAGCACGCGCAGACCCTCTGTCCATCCCACTTCAACCAACCCCTGTTCTGTTTTCGCACCATGCGCGTATTTCTCGCCGTCCACTTGCCCCGGTTGCAGCTCGAGGTCTTCCGGCCTCGGTGGCTGCCTGA
- the arsN2 gene encoding arsenic resistance N-acetyltransferase ArsN2, which translates to MKIRAARSDDLDAIKTLLAENELPVADVGAALLVDFLVAEDASGRIVGSVGLERVGTDALLRSLAVVQTSRNAGLGARLLARAENLARASGISELWLLTTTAADFFPRAGYVAVNRGSASSGLQASTQFAQLCPASAVCMMKTL; encoded by the coding sequence ATGAAGATACGTGCCGCACGAAGTGATGACCTCGATGCCATCAAAACATTGCTCGCCGAGAACGAACTGCCGGTCGCTGATGTGGGTGCAGCCTTGCTCGTGGACTTCCTGGTCGCAGAAGACGCCAGCGGCAGGATTGTTGGCAGTGTGGGTCTTGAGCGGGTTGGAACGGATGCGCTGTTGCGGTCATTGGCGGTTGTGCAAACTTCGCGCAATGCGGGGCTGGGAGCTCGCCTGCTGGCTCGCGCGGAAAACCTGGCGCGCGCGTCCGGCATATCGGAGTTGTGGTTGCTTACAACGACGGCTGCGGATTTTTTCCCGCGGGCCGGATATGTAGCGGTGAATCGGGGCAGCGCGTCCTCTGGACTGCAGGCGAGTACGCAGTTTGCGCAACTCTGTCCGGCGAGTGCCGTATGCATGATGAAGACGTTGTAA
- a CDS encoding Y-family DNA polymerase has translation MRVFLAVHLPRLQLEVFRPRWLPEPVHGCVVLDSGKVLIADGVARSAGVRVGMKRGGVLTLAPEVEMYEREPGREYGAQREVAIALMRFSPDVAMLDEAVVVVDIGASLRLFGGLLAVCRQVKAILDAIGLTARISAAPTGQGAWLLAKHRNRRVLKMESLERQLSALPLLSVPEVRPFADWFAGLGCETIADVRRLPRAGLQRRCGEHLLDSLDRAFGTAPELFDWLELPPTFSARIEMPDRIEHAAAALFGAHRLVVQLCGWLCAKQLALTGATLLLEHERGRQAIEPTAIEIALGEPTWREEHLVRLIRERLGRIELTAPVIALRLDASSVQPAVPASDTLFPEPGGTAEDHTRLVELLVARLGEENVLRPAPTADYRPEVANRWVPVASASKSTVLPEGLPRPTWLLAKPVRLLMRKHRPFYGSPLRMVSPGERIEAGWFDGELVTRDYFVAQGEDQSCFWIYRERVSSRDAEEDQRWFLHGLFG, from the coding sequence ATGCGCGTATTTCTCGCCGTCCACTTGCCCCGGTTGCAGCTCGAGGTCTTCCGGCCTCGGTGGCTGCCTGAACCTGTGCACGGCTGCGTGGTCCTGGACAGCGGCAAGGTGCTCATCGCAGACGGGGTTGCCAGGTCAGCAGGCGTGCGGGTTGGAATGAAACGCGGCGGTGTGCTGACGCTCGCGCCGGAAGTGGAGATGTACGAACGCGAGCCGGGCCGTGAATATGGAGCGCAGCGGGAAGTGGCGATCGCGCTCATGAGATTCTCGCCAGATGTCGCCATGCTCGACGAGGCCGTCGTGGTCGTCGACATCGGTGCGAGCCTGCGTCTGTTCGGCGGTCTGCTTGCGGTGTGCCGCCAGGTGAAAGCGATACTCGACGCAATTGGACTGACCGCGCGAATAAGTGCCGCGCCCACAGGTCAAGGTGCATGGTTGCTCGCGAAACACCGGAACCGGCGTGTACTCAAGATGGAATCGCTTGAGCGGCAACTATCCGCATTGCCATTGCTGTCGGTGCCGGAAGTCCGACCGTTCGCTGACTGGTTCGCGGGACTGGGCTGCGAAACGATCGCCGATGTACGACGGTTGCCGCGTGCTGGTCTGCAGCGCCGTTGCGGCGAACACCTCCTTGATTCGCTAGACCGCGCCTTTGGCACGGCACCTGAACTTTTTGACTGGCTGGAACTGCCCCCGACGTTCTCCGCCCGCATTGAAATGCCCGACCGCATCGAGCATGCGGCAGCAGCGCTCTTTGGCGCGCATCGTCTCGTCGTCCAGCTATGTGGCTGGCTGTGCGCAAAACAGCTGGCCCTCACAGGCGCGACCCTCCTGCTGGAGCACGAGCGCGGACGGCAGGCAATTGAGCCGACCGCGATCGAGATTGCGCTCGGCGAGCCAACGTGGCGAGAGGAACATCTCGTTCGGCTCATCAGGGAGCGCCTTGGACGGATCGAGCTGACTGCACCGGTCATTGCGTTACGGCTCGATGCGTCCAGCGTGCAACCTGCAGTGCCGGCATCGGACACGCTATTTCCGGAACCCGGCGGCACAGCCGAGGACCACACCCGTCTTGTCGAATTGCTGGTTGCTCGACTCGGCGAAGAAAACGTACTCCGGCCTGCGCCAACCGCGGATTACCGACCTGAGGTTGCCAATCGATGGGTGCCTGTCGCAAGTGCGTCGAAAAGCACAGTGCTGCCTGAAGGACTTCCACGACCCACATGGCTTCTGGCAAAGCCGGTGCGGCTGCTCATGCGCAAACACCGGCCGTTTTACGGCTCGCCACTGCGTATGGTGTCTCCGGGCGAGCGCATTGAGGCCGGGTGGTTTGATGGCGAACTGGTGACGCGCGACTACTTCGTCGCCCAGGGCGAAGACCAGAGCTGCTTCTGGATATACCGCGAGCGCGTCAGCAGTCGCGACGCGGAAGAAGACCAGCGGTGGTTCCTGCATGGCCTGTTCGGATGA
- a CDS encoding HEPN domain-containing protein codes for MKKTLPVHELEFLKLSANHLELARKLTMLGWPTPDLASYAQHVCTAWFRLGEEHLVEAKKILAAGCHRACFSRAYYAAYNASKGVRYMVQGFVSLKGDDHSKASSDLPGDFPDVGAWASRVSKLYEHRLRADYDNWDTTASEHTLKPDEAVTEAEAFIQAARNYLNAKCGMTL; via the coding sequence GTGAAAAAGACGCTGCCGGTTCACGAGCTGGAATTTTTGAAGCTCTCCGCCAACCACTTGGAACTCGCGCGGAAGCTAACAATGCTCGGTTGGCCGACTCCTGACCTCGCAAGCTACGCTCAGCACGTCTGCACCGCCTGGTTTCGCCTCGGTGAAGAGCACTTGGTTGAGGCCAAGAAGATTCTCGCAGCCGGATGCCATAGGGCTTGCTTTTCGCGGGCCTATTACGCTGCTTACAATGCTTCAAAGGGCGTCCGATACATGGTTCAGGGCTTCGTGAGCCTCAAGGGCGACGACCATAGCAAGGCGTCATCTGATCTGCCGGGTGATTTCCCCGATGTCGGAGCGTGGGCGAGTCGAGTAAGCAAGCTGTACGAGCACAGGTTACGGGCGGATTATGACAATTGGGACACCACGGCGTCGGAACATACCCTGAAACCCGATGAGGCGGTAACGGAAGCTGAAGCATTTATTCAAGCAGCACGAAATTATCTGAACGCCAAATGCGGTATGACATTATGA
- a CDS encoding KTSC domain-containing protein, giving the protein MTDWIPVYGSTRIVAEKYDPETETIYVRFPEGVEWWYSACPPHVWEAFTAPGQSRGQYIHRVLDYKPNGRYAG; this is encoded by the coding sequence ATGACTGACTGGATCCCTGTTTACGGTTCGACTCGAATAGTGGCGGAGAAATACGACCCTGAAACAGAAACAATCTATGTGAGGTTTCCAGAGGGTGTCGAATGGTGGTATTCAGCGTGCCCTCCGCACGTATGGGAAGCGTTCACCGCGCCGGGGCAGTCGAGAGGTCAATATATCCATCGAGTACTCGACTACAAACCGAATGGCAGATATGCGGGTTAA
- a CDS encoding error-prone DNA polymerase produces the protein MDATFSTLPAYAELFCFSNFTFLHGASHAEELAERAEQLGYSALAVTDECSLAGVVRAHVAAKQAKLPFIVGSYFRLVNADGSPAFGLILLARNREGYGNLSELITLARTRAPKGEYRLTPQDLSRPDRENRHLRGLPDCLAILVPDFPAKEDVLTAQVEWLDDTFTGRAWVGLVLHQRAMDDIHRGSVEFVARNQDVPVVALGNVVMHVRSRKPLQDTMTAIRVRRPVHECGYDLTQNAEQHLRSRLRLANLYPDDALAATVDIASRCTFSLDELRYEYPDELVPTGFTPAAYLRQETYIGAQRRFPSGIPHKVQEQIEHELELIADLQYEPYFLTVYDIVRFARSQHILCQGRGSAANSAVCYCLGVTEVDPARGNMLFERFISKERGEPPDIDVDFEHQRREEVIQYIYRKYGRDRAAIAAAVSTYRPRGALRETGKALGVDPQIVDVVAKSHHWFDTSQDLLARFRESGLDPEKPLIQAWAKLASQLLGFPRHLSQHSGGFVISRGKLTRLVPVENAAMEDRSVIEWDKDDLEALGLLKIDVLALGMLSAIRRALDIVSEQRGERFEMQDIPAEDPQTYEMISAADTVGVFQIESRAQMSMLPRMQPRTFYDLVIEVAIVRPGPIQGGAVHPYLQRRQGFEPVSYPSDALKTALGRTLGVPIFQEQVMQVAILAAGFTAGEADQLRRAMAAWKRKGGLEKYYDRIVHGMQERGYTLAFAESIFEQIKGFGEYGFPESHAASFALLVYASSWLKCHEPEAFLAAMLNSQPMGFYSPSQLVQDAQRHGVKVLPVDVTISSWDSALVSLPGAGRPAVRLGMSLLRGMKDGAAERIENARAVRSFESVNDLARRAQLDRKDLHVLADANALASLAGNRREALWQSVAAVPDKDMLATAAVQDETPSLGAPTEANDIVADYRSVGLTLGRHPLELLRPQLLAKRLMPASTLRTYRDGRLARGCGLVTVRQRPGTAKGVMFVTLEDETGNVNVIVWPGLLEKQRQEALGASLLAVYGTWQCQGAVRHLVAQRLVDMSHLLGTLVTSTRNFH, from the coding sequence ATGGACGCCACCTTTTCCACCCTGCCGGCTTATGCCGAGCTGTTCTGCTTTTCCAACTTCACTTTTCTGCACGGCGCCTCCCATGCGGAAGAACTGGCTGAGCGCGCGGAGCAACTGGGCTATTCAGCGCTGGCCGTCACCGACGAGTGCTCGCTGGCTGGCGTCGTGCGCGCACACGTTGCAGCGAAGCAGGCAAAGCTGCCGTTTATCGTGGGGTCCTACTTCCGTCTGGTGAACGCTGACGGATCACCCGCGTTCGGGCTGATTCTCCTCGCCAGAAACCGCGAGGGATACGGCAACCTGTCCGAGCTGATTACGCTGGCCCGTACGCGCGCTCCGAAGGGTGAGTACCGCCTGACGCCGCAGGACCTGTCGCGGCCCGACAGGGAGAACCGGCACCTGCGCGGCCTGCCCGACTGCCTGGCCATTCTCGTACCGGATTTTCCGGCGAAGGAAGACGTGCTGACGGCACAGGTCGAATGGCTCGATGACACGTTCACGGGCCGCGCCTGGGTGGGACTTGTGCTGCACCAGCGTGCGATGGATGACATCCATCGGGGTTCGGTTGAGTTTGTCGCGCGGAATCAGGACGTCCCGGTTGTCGCGCTCGGCAACGTCGTCATGCATGTGCGCTCGCGAAAGCCGCTGCAGGACACCATGACCGCGATCCGCGTTCGCAGGCCAGTGCATGAGTGCGGCTATGACCTGACACAGAATGCCGAGCAGCACCTGCGTTCCAGACTGCGGCTCGCTAACCTGTACCCCGACGACGCACTTGCCGCAACCGTTGATATTGCAAGCCGCTGCACTTTCTCGCTGGATGAACTGCGTTACGAGTATCCGGACGAACTCGTTCCAACCGGCTTCACACCTGCCGCCTATCTACGGCAGGAAACGTACATTGGCGCACAACGACGCTTCCCGTCGGGTATTCCGCACAAAGTGCAGGAACAGATTGAACATGAGCTTGAGCTGATAGCGGACCTGCAATACGAACCGTACTTTCTGACGGTGTACGACATCGTGCGTTTTGCACGTAGCCAGCACATCCTCTGCCAGGGCCGGGGCTCCGCGGCTAACTCTGCCGTCTGCTATTGCCTCGGCGTAACCGAGGTGGACCCGGCTCGCGGCAACATGCTTTTTGAGCGCTTCATCTCGAAGGAGCGTGGCGAGCCGCCGGATATCGATGTCGACTTTGAACATCAGCGCCGCGAAGAAGTCATCCAGTACATCTATCGCAAATACGGCCGCGACCGCGCAGCAATCGCGGCGGCGGTCTCAACATATCGACCGCGCGGTGCGCTGCGCGAAACCGGGAAGGCGCTTGGCGTTGATCCCCAGATCGTTGACGTCGTTGCAAAGTCGCATCACTGGTTTGATACGAGTCAGGATCTGCTTGCGCGATTCAGGGAATCGGGCCTTGACCCGGAGAAGCCGCTTATTCAGGCGTGGGCGAAGCTCGCATCGCAATTGCTTGGCTTCCCGCGGCACCTCTCCCAGCACTCCGGTGGCTTTGTCATCAGTCGCGGCAAGCTGACGCGTCTCGTGCCTGTCGAGAATGCCGCAATGGAGGACAGGTCCGTCATCGAGTGGGACAAGGACGATCTTGAAGCGCTCGGCCTGCTGAAAATCGACGTCCTGGCACTCGGCATGCTCTCGGCCATCCGGCGCGCGCTTGATATTGTGTCGGAGCAGCGCGGCGAGCGTTTCGAAATGCAGGACATCCCTGCGGAGGACCCGCAGACCTACGAGATGATTTCGGCGGCAGACACGGTCGGGGTGTTCCAGATCGAATCGCGGGCCCAGATGAGCATGCTGCCGCGGATGCAGCCCCGGACGTTCTACGACCTCGTGATCGAGGTGGCGATCGTGCGCCCAGGTCCGATTCAGGGCGGCGCTGTGCATCCCTACCTGCAGCGGCGCCAGGGATTCGAGCCGGTCTCCTATCCGAGCGACGCGCTGAAAACCGCGCTTGGACGAACCCTCGGCGTGCCGATCTTTCAGGAGCAGGTCATGCAGGTCGCGATTCTGGCGGCCGGCTTTACCGCCGGCGAAGCCGACCAGCTGCGTCGCGCGATGGCCGCCTGGAAACGTAAAGGCGGACTGGAAAAATATTACGACCGGATCGTTCATGGCATGCAGGAGCGCGGCTATACCCTCGCCTTCGCCGAATCCATCTTCGAACAGATCAAGGGCTTTGGTGAATACGGCTTCCCGGAAAGTCACGCGGCCAGTTTTGCGTTGCTTGTGTACGCAAGCAGCTGGTTGAAATGCCACGAGCCGGAGGCATTTCTGGCGGCCATGCTGAATTCACAGCCGATGGGTTTCTACTCGCCGTCGCAGCTCGTGCAGGACGCACAACGCCACGGTGTCAAGGTTCTGCCCGTTGACGTGACAATCAGTAGCTGGGACTCGGCACTGGTAAGTCTGCCAGGCGCCGGAAGACCAGCCGTCCGGCTCGGTATGTCGCTACTGCGAGGCATGAAAGACGGCGCTGCGGAACGCATCGAGAACGCGCGCGCGGTTCGGTCATTCGAAAGCGTCAACGACCTTGCCCGCCGCGCGCAACTGGATCGCAAGGATCTTCATGTGCTGGCCGATGCCAATGCGCTCGCCTCCCTTGCCGGTAACCGCCGTGAAGCGCTCTGGCAATCCGTCGCAGCGGTTCCAGACAAGGACATGCTCGCGACAGCAGCTGTTCAGGACGAGACACCGTCGCTCGGTGCGCCAACCGAGGCCAACGACATCGTTGCTGACTACCGCTCAGTGGGCCTGACGCTTGGCCGACACCCACTTGAGCTGCTCAGGCCACAACTACTCGCGAAGAGGCTGATGCCCGCTTCGACGCTGCGCACCTATCGCGATGGGCGACTCGCCCGTGGCTGCGGGCTCGTCACCGTGCGTCAGCGTCCGGGCACGGCCAAGGGTGTGATGTTCGTGACGCTCGAGGACGAGACCGGTAACGTGAACGTGATCGTGTGGCCGGGTCTGCTTGAAAAACAGCGGCAGGAAGCGCTGGGGGCGTCACTGCTCGCCGTCTATGGCACGTGGCAATGCCAGGGTGCGGTACGACACCTGGTTGCACAGCGGCTGGTAGACATGTCACACCTGCTCGGCACGCTCGTCACGTCGACGCGAAACTTCCATTAG
- a CDS encoding MFS transporter: MSSRTENASGDNAPADSQDRLVTWALALAQLVSWGSVYYSFSLLVVPMEQSMGWSRTATNAALSVGLLVSGFAAYPIGRWIDHGLGRRVMAVGSVIAAAMLLLWADAQSLTALFVAWIGLGISMAATFYDPVFAVVTHRYPRSFRTKITLITLVAGFASTVFIPLTQLLVGSVGWRTSLVVLAALNLIICLPVHVLAIRSSRAAPGSRQTSGSVKLANDAATRRALRSPVFWALAVCFTAYYATFAALTFHLVPLMVERGVPNAVLVTTMALIGPAQVAARAVWFTFGRTVHVSTVGIIVVTLFPLSTIVLINAGHAAVLLWLFALCYGAANGMMTILRGTIVQDLMWTEGYGAVSGMLSFPSNVAKGIAPIAAASIWSFTHGYVAVEWTVFLVSIVSAIAFFVAVRVSRHAAISVA, encoded by the coding sequence ATGTCGAGTCGAACCGAGAACGCCAGCGGAGACAACGCGCCGGCAGACAGCCAGGACCGACTAGTTACATGGGCCCTGGCGCTGGCGCAGCTGGTGTCATGGGGCTCCGTCTACTACTCGTTCTCCCTGCTGGTAGTGCCGATGGAACAGTCCATGGGGTGGAGCCGGACAGCCACGAACGCCGCGCTTTCCGTTGGGCTCCTGGTTTCGGGATTTGCTGCGTATCCCATCGGCCGCTGGATTGACCACGGACTCGGGCGCCGGGTGATGGCCGTCGGCTCGGTTATCGCGGCGGCGATGCTGCTGCTCTGGGCCGACGCGCAGTCGCTGACGGCGCTCTTCGTCGCGTGGATAGGTCTCGGCATCTCAATGGCGGCCACGTTCTACGACCCGGTCTTCGCCGTTGTGACACATCGTTATCCGCGAAGCTTCCGCACCAAAATCACACTCATCACGCTGGTCGCAGGATTTGCCAGCACGGTCTTCATACCGCTGACCCAGTTACTGGTCGGCTCGGTCGGGTGGCGCACATCGCTTGTTGTGCTTGCGGCATTGAACCTGATTATCTGTCTGCCTGTCCATGTACTGGCAATCCGCTCCTCGCGCGCTGCCCCGGGCTCCCGGCAAACAAGTGGTTCAGTAAAGCTGGCCAACGACGCAGCCACACGTCGCGCGCTCCGTTCCCCAGTTTTCTGGGCGCTCGCCGTGTGCTTCACAGCCTACTATGCGACGTTCGCGGCGCTCACATTCCATCTGGTGCCGCTCATGGTTGAGCGTGGTGTGCCGAACGCCGTGCTGGTCACAACCATGGCGCTCATCGGTCCAGCTCAGGTCGCCGCTCGTGCGGTGTGGTTCACGTTCGGCCGGACTGTCCACGTCAGCACCGTGGGCATCATCGTCGTGACGCTTTTCCCGCTGTCGACCATTGTCCTGATAAACGCTGGACATGCGGCGGTGCTGCTGTGGTTGTTTGCGCTCTGCTACGGCGCTGCAAACGGGATGATGACAATCCTGCGCGGCACAATTGTCCAGGACCTGATGTGGACTGAAGGATATGGCGCGGTCAGCGGTATGCTTTCCTTCCCGTCAAACGTCGCGAAGGGCATAGCGCCGATCGCCGCAGCCAGCATCTGGAGCTTCACGCACGGATACGTGGCCGTCGAATGGACGGTGTTTCTCGTCTCGATAGTGTCAGCTATCGCGTTCTTTGTGGCCGTGCGGGTGAGCCGCCACGCGGCGATCAGCGTAGCCTGA
- a CDS encoding SOS response-associated peptidase family protein, with protein MCYSAQIQADYRKYVRMFGAHMSIREFAQLYWERAEGSNVRIPKAMDAAFSVPQTDEERRIKEAIDRFNGEQATRLEQELFKQRARLADAERTLQGKTTKAATESKRIATSKIESTLRGLDDLRRTEPKDRDSRIFPGNYAPVMVMEDGKRVIKPMRYHCRPAGKPAFYDNKYPGTYNARFDNLEGFWKGLFGYSHGLIVANAFYENVKRHRLEGRELAEGELEENVVLEFKPQPAQDMLVACLWSHWQSPGEPDLLSFAAITDEPPPEVAAAGHDRCIIPIKPEHIDAWLNPDPRNLAAQYAILDDRHRPYYEHRMAA; from the coding sequence ATGTGCTATTCAGCCCAGATCCAGGCGGACTACCGCAAGTACGTCAGGATGTTTGGCGCGCACATGAGCATCCGGGAGTTCGCGCAGCTGTACTGGGAGCGCGCCGAGGGCAGCAATGTCAGGATTCCGAAGGCAATGGACGCCGCGTTCTCGGTTCCCCAGACCGACGAGGAACGGCGGATCAAGGAAGCGATCGACCGGTTCAACGGCGAGCAGGCGACCAGGCTCGAGCAGGAATTGTTCAAACAGCGCGCGCGACTCGCCGACGCGGAACGCACCCTTCAGGGCAAGACGACGAAGGCGGCCACCGAAAGCAAACGGATCGCAACCAGCAAGATCGAGTCGACGCTGCGCGGGCTTGACGATCTCCGGCGCACCGAGCCGAAAGACCGCGATTCGCGAATTTTCCCCGGTAACTATGCTCCGGTGATGGTCATGGAAGACGGCAAGCGCGTCATCAAGCCGATGCGATATCACTGTCGCCCGGCTGGCAAGCCTGCGTTCTACGACAACAAATATCCCGGGACTTACAACGCCAGGTTTGACAACCTCGAAGGCTTCTGGAAGGGACTTTTTGGGTATTCGCACGGTCTTATCGTCGCGAATGCCTTCTATGAAAACGTGAAACGGCATCGCCTCGAAGGGCGCGAGCTCGCTGAAGGCGAACTGGAGGAAAACGTGGTCCTGGAGTTCAAGCCGCAGCCCGCTCAGGACATGCTCGTCGCCTGCCTGTGGTCGCACTGGCAAAGCCCTGGCGAGCCTGATCTGCTCTCCTTTGCTGCGATCACCGATGAGCCGCCCCCTGAAGTTGCCGCCGCCGGCCACGATCGCTGCATCATTCCCATCAAACCGGAGCATATCGACGCGTGGCTCAATCCCGATCCACGCAATCTCGCGGCACAGTACGCGATTCTGGACGACCGCCATAGGCCGTACTACGAACATCGAATGGCGGCTTGA